The Erigeron canadensis isolate Cc75 chromosome 4, C_canadensis_v1, whole genome shotgun sequence genome window below encodes:
- the LOC122596345 gene encoding pentatricopeptide repeat-containing protein At5g13770, chloroplastic-like produces MAILTSLELSLAHINCIKTTHRYLVFNPSKLLISSSSSSRILILDSSKSCPPPILEDEESIHTPLIDFDKKVQAFQDFSKPHQEISNLLICKMLKDPKTEDLGFESYQKAKRMPDFRPTKSTLHNLIRYSLSLKNWNYIWSISEDFREFEVYPDASSCCRLISSCIRAKRFKLVDNLLHVLKFEKEVAILSFNAAMKSYNKLHMYSSAVKVYDIMISSFMHLDGECYRHTMEAYLKMGKYEKVVTLFKEFESSNVEWTPFCAQIYRLLCESLAKLGKPFQALDFFREMTKKGVLEDPSFYSLLINSFASVREVKMVEDLLEEAEEKKMLRDPAVFLKVVLMYIELGLLEKTLDVVSSMKRVDTRVSDCIFCAIVNGFSKKRGLNSAVKVYEGLVTEGCAPGQVTYASVLNVYCRLGLYDKAEEVFWEMDNKGFDKCVVAYSSMIAMYGKVNRIRDAMRLLARMKERGVELNVWIYNSLLDMQGKVLNLKQVEKIWKEMKRRKVMPDKVSYTSVINAYSKAREFDICMKYYHEYRLNGGRIDRAMGGIMVGVFSKRSRVDELVKLLQDMKSEGTGLDARLYRSSLNALRDAGVHIQVKWLEESFDPS; encoded by the coding sequence ATGGCAATTCTCACTTCTTTAGAATTGTCATTAGCTCACATTAATTGCATCAAAACAACACACAGATACCTCGTTTTCAATCCATCCAAACTTCttatttcatcatcatcttcatcaagaaTCTTGATTCTCGATTCTTCAAAGAGTTGCCCACCACCAATTCTTGAAGATGAAGAATCCATCCATACACCCCTTATTGATTTTGATAAAAAGGTTCAAGCTTTTCAAGATTTTTCAAAACCCCATCAAGAAATTTCCAATCTTTTGATATGCAAAATGTTGAAAGATCCAAAAACTGAAGATTTGGGGTTTGAAAGTTACCAAAAAGCAAAAAGAATGCCAGATTTTAGACCCACAAAATCTACATTGCATAATCTAATAAGGTATTCATTGAGTTTAAAGAATTGGAATTATATTTGGTCTATTTCTGAAGATTTTAGGGAATTTGAAGTCTACCCTGATGCTTCATCCTGTTGTAGATTAATTAGTAGTTGCATTCGTGCAAAAAGATTTAAACTTGTTGATAATTTGCTACATGTGTTGAAATTTGAGAAAGAAGTTGCTATTCTGAGTTTTAATGCTGCAATGAAAAGCTATAACAAACTTCATATGTATAGTAGTGCGGTTAAGGTGTACGATATTATGATATCGTCTTTTATGCATTTAGATGGTGAATGTTATAGGCATACCATGGAAGCCTATTTAAAAATGGGCAAATATGAGAAAGTTGTTACCTTGTTCAAAGAATTCGAATCAAGTAATGTAGAATGGACACCATTTTGTGCACAAATTTATAGACTATTATGCGAATCATTAGCAAAATTAGGAAAACCGTTTCAAGCTTTAGATTTCTTTAGGGAAATGACTAAAAAAGGGGTCTTAGAAGACCCTTCTTTTTACTCGTTGTTAATCAATTCGTTTGCAAGCGTTCGTGAAGTTAAAATGGTGGAAGATCTTTTGGAAGAAGCAGAGGAGAAGAAAATGTTAAGGGATCCAGCAGTGTTTTTAAAGGTTGTGTTGATGTACATTGAATTAGGCTTACTTGAAAAGACATTAGATGTTGTTTCTTCAATGAAACGTGTAGATACACGCGTTTCTGATTGTATCTTTTGTGCTATTGTAAATGGGTTCTCAAAGAAAAGAGGACTAAATTCCGCGGTTAAGGTGTATGAAGGGTTGGTTACAGAAGGGTGTGCCCCCGGTCAAGTGACCTATGCATCGGTTCTAAACGTTTATTGTAGGCTCGGGTTATATGACAAAGCAGAAGAGGTATTTTGGGAAATGGACAATAAGGGTTTTGACAAATGTGTGGTGGCTTACTCTAGTATGATTGCAATGTATGGAAAAGTTAACAGAATAAGGGACGCTATGCGTCTTTTAGCACGAATGAAAGAAAGGGGGGTTGAGCTTAATGTCTGGATATACAATTCTCTTCTTGATATGCAGGGGAAAGTATTGAACTTGAAACAAGTAGAAAAGATATGGAAGGaaatgaaaagaagaaaagttaTGCCAGATAAAGTAAGTTATACAAGTGTTATAAACGCTTATAGTAAAGCTCGAGAATTTGATATTTGTATGAAATATTATCACGAATATAGGCTAAATGGTGGTCGGATCGATAGGGCAATGGGCGGGATTATGGTAGGAGTGTTTTCTAAAAGGAGTAGAGTGGATGAACTTGTGAAGCTTTTGCAGGATATGAAAAGTGAAGGTACTGGTTTAGATGCAAGACTTTATCGATCATCGTTGAATGCCTTACGAGATGCTGGTGTGCATATTCAGGTTAAATGGTTGGAAGAGAGCTTTGATCCGAGCTAA
- the LOC122596577 gene encoding basic peroxidase-like, producing the protein MGDHKSIGNILVPILIILLISFNNMPCEAQLSSTFYDATCPNALATIQSSVSTTVSSNRRMAALIIRLLFHDCFVQGCDASLLLDGAGSEKNAVANRGVIGFEAIDDAKAAVESVCPGVVSCADILAVAARDASVEVGGPSWTVRLGRRDSPAPASADLANTNLPRGDNNLAQLITSFDRQRLTAREMVALSGSHTIGQARCVTFRARIYDNTSNIDATFAANLRSNCPQTGGDSNLEPLDLITPNAFDNNYFRNLVQSRGLLTSDQVLFNGDSTDSIVTEYVDNPSTFDSDFAAAMVKMSEIDVLTGTSGTVRSLCTTAN; encoded by the exons ATGGGTGATCATAAGTCAATTGGAAATATTTTGGTTCCTATACTAATAATTTTACTTATCTCATTCAACAACATGCCATGCGAAGCTCAGTTGTCTTCCACGTTCTATGACGCAACGTGCCCTAACGCACTTGCGACGATCCAGAGCTCAGTTAGCACTACGGTGTCAAGTAATCGTCGGATGGCAGCCCTTATCATTCGCCTTCTTTTTCACGACTGTTTTGTTCAG GGCTGTGACGCGTCCCTTTTGCTTGATGGAGCCGGAAGTGAGAAGAACGCAGTCGCAAATAGAGGTGTGATCGGCTTTGAAGCTATAGATGATGCTAAAGCTGCCGTTGAGAGCGTATGTCCTGGTGTTGTGTCCTGTGCAGATATTTTGGCTGTCGCGGCTCGTGATGCTTCAGtcgag GTGGGCGGTCCTTCATGGACAGTAAGGCTTGGAAGAAGAGATTCTCCGGCACCAGCAAGCGCGGATCTGGCCAATACTAATCTTCCAAGAGGTGATAATAATCTAGCTCAGCTCATCACCAGCTTTGATCGACAGCGTCTCACCGCAAGAGAAATGGTTGCTCTTTCAG GGTCTCACACAATCGGGCAGGCACGATGTGTTACATTTAGGGCAAGGATATACGACAACACGTCAAACATCGATGCTACTTTCGCTGCCAACCTTAGGAGTAACTGTCCACAAACCGGGGGAGACAGTAACTTGGAGCCACTTGATCTGATCACACCAAATGCATTCGACAACAATTACTTCAGGAACCTAGTCCAAAGTAGAGGGCTTCTAACATCAGACCAAGTACTCTTTAACGGAGACTCGACTGATAGCATCGTAACTGAATACGTCGACAATCCTTCCACATTTGATTCAGATTTTGCTGCGGCCATGGTTAAAATGAGCGAAATTGATGTCCTTACCGGTACTAGTGGGACCGTAAGGAGTCTTTGCACAACAGCCAATTAG
- the LOC122596539 gene encoding basic peroxidase-like, with product MGYDKSIIGSILVPILILLVSTNYIMPCEAHLSTTFYDDTCPNALETIRSSVSATVSSNRRMAALIIRLLFHDCFVQGCDASLLLDGSASEKNAAANNGVIGFEAIDDAKAAVESVCPGVVSCADILAVAARDASVQVGGPSWTVRLGRRDSLAPASATLANTNLPRGTNNLSQLIDSFDRQGLSVRDMVALSGSHTIGQARCVTFRARIYDNTSNIDAAFASNLRSNCPQTAPNGNNNLEPLDLRTPNKFDNHYFKNLVQSKGLLTSDQVLFNGDSTDSIVTEYVDNPSLFDCDFGAAMVRMSEIDVVTGTSGTIRTLCRNAN from the exons ATGGGTTATGATAAGTCAATTATTGGAAGTATTTTGGTTCCTATACTTATTTTACTTGTATCAACGAACTACATAATGCCATGCGAAGCTCACTTGTCTACCACGTTCTATGATGACACGTGTCCTAATGCACTTGAGACGATTAGAAGTTCAGTTAGTGCTACGGTGTCAAGTAATCGTCGGATGGCAGCCCTTATCATTCGTCTTCTTTTTCACGACTGTTTTGTTCAG GGTTGTGACGCATCCCTTTTGCTTGATGGAAGCGCAAGTGAGAAGAACGCAGCCGCAAATAATGGTGTGATCGGCTTTGAAGCTATAGATGATGCTAAAGCTGCAGTCGAGAGCGTATGCCCTGGTGTTGTTTCCTGTGCAGATATCTTGGCTGTTGCGGCTCGTGATGCCTCAGTGCAG GTGGGTGGTCCTTCATGGACAGTAAGGCTTGGAAGAAGAGACTCTCTTGCACCAGCAAGCGCGACTCTAGCCAATACCAATCTTCCAAGAGGTACTAATAATCTATCTCAGCTCATTGACAGCTTTGATCGACAGGGTCTCAGCGTAAGAGACATGGTTGCTCTGTCAG GATCTCACACAATCGGGCAAGCACGATGTGTTACGTTTAGGGCGAGGATATACGACAACACCTCAAACATAGACGCTGCTTTCGCTAGCAACCTTAGGAGTAACTGCCCACAGACAGCACCAAATGGAAACAATAACTTGGAACCACTTGATTTGAGGACACCAAATAAATTTGACAACCACTACTTCAAGAATCTAGTCCAAAGTAAAGGTCTTCTAACATCAGACCAAGTACTCTTTAATGGAGACTCAACTGATAGCATCGTAACTGAGTACGTCGACAACCCTTCCTTATTTGATTGTGATTTTGGTGCAGCCATGGTTAGGATGAGCGAAATCGACGTCGTTACTGGTACTAGTGGAACCATAAGGACTCTTTGCAGAAATGCAAATTGA